The proteins below come from a single Corylus avellana chromosome ca3, CavTom2PMs-1.0 genomic window:
- the LOC132176502 gene encoding agamous-like MADS-box protein AGL19: protein MVRGKTQIKRIENAASRQVAFSKRRNGLLKKAFELSVLCDAEVALIVFSPRGKLYEFASSSISKTIERYQKRAKDLGLGSKSQETTQHPKDDALSLAKKIELLDASKRKLLGDGLELCSIDELQQVENQLERGLIKIRERKNQLFREHIEQLRKQERCLLEENIKLRGKCGMPLPLPSSEQQEVLHGGSVEVETELFIGPPKR from the exons ATGGTGAGGGGAAAAACTCAGATTAAGCGCATAGAAAATGCAGCAAGCAGGCAAGTGGCTTTTTCCAAGCGAAGAAATGGGCTTCTTAAGAAGGCCTTTGAGTTATCAGTTCTTTGTGATGCAGAAGTTGCACTGATCGTTTTCTCTCCTAGAGGAAAGCTGTATGAGTTTGCCAGCTCCAG TATAAGCAAGACGATAGAACGCTATCAGAAGAGAGCCAAGGATCTGGGGCTCGGCAGCAAATCTCAAGAAACCACCCAG CATCCGAAGGACGACGCTTTAAGCTTGGCAAAGAAAATCGAGCTTCTTGATGCATCTAAACG AAAACTCTTGGGAGATGGTCTGGAATTATGCTCAATTGATGAGCTTCAGCAGGTAGAGAACCAGTTGGAGCGAGGCCTTATTAAAATTAGGGAAAGAAAG AATCAATTATTCAGGGAGCACATTGAGCAGCTAAGGAAGCAG GAGAGATGCCTGCTGGAAGAGAATATTAAGTTACGTGGGAAG TGTGGCATGCCACTACCACTCCCTTCAAGTGAACAGCAAGAAGTGCTTCATGGAGGAAGTGTGGAGGTGGAAACAGAATTGTTCATAGGGCCACCCAAAAGATGA
- the LOC132175288 gene encoding protein STAY-GREEN homolog, chloroplastic-like — MGTLAAAPVLPSKLKQSSLFLYRKGLKRKNLAIVPVARLFGPSIFESSKLKVLFLGVDEEKHPGKLHRAYTLTHSDITSKITLAISQKINNTQLQGWYNRLQRDEVVAEWKKVQGKMSLHVHCHISGGHFLLDLFARLRYFIFCKELPVVLKAFVHGDVNLFNNYPELQEALVWVYFHSNIPEFNKAECWGPVKEAAAPTSGGGGVGGVQVDKMPEPCQEDCSCCFPPLSSIQWPAKLPHENEESFGAQQQQQSFQQHTR, encoded by the exons ATGGGAACTTTGGCTGCTGCTCCTGTGCTCCCATCAAAGCTAAAACAGTCTTCACTCTTTCTGTACAGAAAAGGACTCAAGAGGAAGAACTTGGCTATTGTTCCT GTCGCAAGGTTGTTTGGGCCTTCTATATTTGAATCTTCAAAGCTGAAGGTACTGTTTTTGGGAGTGGATGAAGAGAAGCATCCTGGGAAGCTTCATAGGGCTTATACCCTTACACATAGTGATATTACTTCTAAGATCACTCTTGCCATCTCTCAGAAAATAAACAACACTCAG TTGCAAGGGTGGTACAACAGATTACAAAGAGATGAAGTGGTGGCAGAGTGGAAGAAAGTGCAGGGAAAGATGTCCCTCCATGTTCACTGTCATATAAGTGGGGGccattttcttttggatttgttTGCTAGGCTTAGATACTTCATCTTCTGCAAAGAACTCCCTGTG GTATTGAAGGCCTTTGTTCATGGAGATGTCAATTTGTTCAACAACTACCCTGAACTGCAGGAGGCTCTGGTTTGGGTTTACTTCCACTCAAACATTCCGGAATTCAACAAGGCGGAATGCTGGGGCCCAGTCAAGGAGGCTGCAGCGCCAACCAGTGGGGGTGGGGGTGTGGGTGGGGTCCAAGTGGACAAAATGCCTGAGCCCTGCCAAGAAGACTGCAGCTGTTGCTTCCCACCATTGAGCTCGATCCAATGGCCAGCAAAGCTTCCCCATGAGAATGAAGAAAGTTTTGGGGcccagcagcagcagcagagCTTTCAGCAACATACTCGATGA